The following are from one region of the Periophthalmus magnuspinnatus isolate fPerMag1 chromosome 5, fPerMag1.2.pri, whole genome shotgun sequence genome:
- the tspan2a gene encoding tetraspanin-2a, which yields MSKVQGGMKCVKYLLFVFNFIFWLSGLLVLAVGLWLRFDPGTVELLTGDGAPDTFFIAVYILLGAGGLMMVVGFFGCFGAVRESQCLLTSFFACLLIIFGAEIAAGVFGFINKKQIVEEVQKFYSSSITDNTNVNGTAIAKIYHKTLDCCGGSTPDLSLCPEEEADKKDCLIAITDFFNSKLHIIGYIGIGIAGVMIIGMIFSMVLCCAIRNSREVI from the exons ATGAGTAAAGTGCAGGGCGGGATGAAATGCGTGAAATATCTGCTGTTTGTGTTCAATTTCATCTTCTGG TTGTCGGGCCTCCTGGTTTTGGCAGTGGGACTGTGGCTCAGGTTTGACCCAGGGACAGTGGAACTGCTCACTGGAGATGGTGCCCCAGACACCTTCTTTATAG CGGTGTACATTCTTCTGGGAGCTGGAGGTCTCATGATGGTGGTCGGATTCTTTGGATGTTTTGGAGCTGTAAGGGAGTCGCAGTGTCTTCTAACTTCA TTTTTTGCATGCCTTCTGATCATCTTTGGAGCGGAGATTGCAGCTGGTGTGTTTGGTTTTATCAACAAAAAACAG ATTGTTGAGGAAGTTCAGAAGTTTTACAGCAGCTCTATCACTGACAACACCAATGTGAATGGCACAGCAATAGCAAAGATTTACCACAAAACa CTGGACTGCTGTGGAGGCTCCACACCTGATCTATCTCTGTGTCCTGAAGAGGAAGCAGACAAGAAG GATTGTCTAATTGCAATTACAGACTTCTTCAATTCAAAGCTGCATATTATTGGCTACATTGGAATTGGTATAGCTGGAGTGATG ATTATTGGTATGATCTTCAGTATGGTTCTCTGTTGTGCCATAAGGAACAGTAGGGAGGTCATATAG
- the slc25a55a gene encoding solute carrier family 25 member 55a, whose amino-acid sequence MSQQQISLPAKLINGGIAGIVGVTCVFPIDLAKTRLQNQRAGKQVYKSMMDCLVKTVRTEGYFGMYRGAAVNLTLVTPEKAIKLAANDFFRHHLASGGKGLTVFKEMMAGCGAGMCQVIVTTPMEMLKIQLQDAGRIAAQQQKPVMMAPTKLGTTNTLLSRSYNSGTVVTAPRALSATQIAKELLQTQGIQGLYKGLGATLMRDVPFSVVYFPLFANLNRLGKSSTEESSPFYWAFLSGCAAGSCAAVAVNPCDVVKTRLQSLSKGTSEESYNGVMDCINKIMQKEGPSAFLKGAGCRALVIAPLFGIAQVMYFVGVGEYILDNSPMRLLN is encoded by the exons ATGTCTCAACAGCAGATCAG tCTCCCAGCTAAGCTCATCAATGGGGGTATTGCAGGCATTGTTGGTGTCACTTGTGTCTTTCCCATTGATTTGGCAAAAACCAGGTTACAAAATCAAAGAGCGGGCAAGCAGGTGTATAAGAGCAT GATGGATTGTCTTGTGAAAACTGTCCGAACTGAAGGCTACTTTGGAATGTACAGAG GTGCTGCTGTCAACCTTACTCTTGTCACTCCTGAAAAGGCCATCAAACTGGCTGCCAATGACTTCTTCCGTCATCACCTTGCCAGTGGCGG AAAGGGACTGACTGTGTTTAAAGAGATGATGGCGGGGTGTGGAGCGGGCATGTGCCAGGTTATTGTTACCACTCCAATGGAGATGCTGAAGATACAGTTGCAGGATGCTGGCAGAATTG CTGCCCAGCAACAAAAGCCTGTGATGATGGCTCCAACTAAGCTTGGGACCACAAACACCCTTCTTAGTCGCTCCTATAACTCTGGCACCGTGGTGACAGCTCCACGTGCCTTGTCTGCAACACAGATTGCTAAAGAACTGCTGCAGACTCAAGGCATCCAGGGGCTCTACAAAGGACTGGGGGCAACACTCATGAG GGATGTCCCATTTTCTGTTGTGTATTTCCCCCTCTTTGCCAACTTGAATCGGCTGGGGAAGTCCAGTACAGAGGAGTCTTCTCCATTTTACTGGGCCTTCCTGTCTGGCTGCGCAGCTGGGTCTTGTGCTGCTGTGGCTGTCAATCCTTGTGATG TGGTGAAGACGAGGCTGCAGTCTCTGAGCAAAGGGACCAGTGAAGAGTCATATAATGGGGTTATGGACTGCATCAA taAAATTATGCAGAAAGAAGGACCTTCTGCCTTCCTGAAAGGAGCAGGCTGCAGAGCCCTGGTCATTGCTCCTCTGTTTGGAATTGCACAGGTTATGTACTTTGTGGGGGTTGGAGAATATATCCTTGATAACTCACCTATGAGACTGCTTAATTGA
- the ngfb gene encoding nerve growth factor, with product MRSSMLALLLLISAQAVASTRITKQQDAGTSIPTVDSKLFRKRRHLSPRVLLSAQPPDAEPSWARGTRKSRQAGQPQHRGMYSVCDSVSNWVGNKTKATDILGNEVTVLPDVKINNVNKKQYFFETTCHTSRSGAGSGCLGIDSRHWNSYCTNSHTFVRALTSHDNLVAWRHIRINVACVCVLSRKSWRQ from the coding sequence ATGAGGTCGTCTATgctggccctgctcctcctcattaGTGCCCAGGCAGTGGCCTCCACCAGGATCACAAAGCAGCAGGACGCAGGCACCTCTATACCCACAGTGGACTCCAAACTGTTCAGAAAGAGACGTCACCTCTCACCCAGGGTGCTTCTCAGCGCTCAGCCCCCTGATGCAGAGCCTTCATGGGCCCGGGGCACCAGGAAGAGCCGACAAGCAGGGCAACCCCAGCACAGGGGCATGTACTCCGTGTGTGACAGTGTCAGCAACTGGGTAGGGAACAAAACCAAAGCAACTGATATTTTAGGAAATGAGGTGACAGTGTTACCAGATGTAAAGATCAACAATGTGAACAAGAAGCAATATTTCTTTGAAACAACCTGTCACACATCGCGTTCCGGGGCTGGGTCAGGCTGTTTGGGGATTGATTCAAGACACTGGAACTCCTACTGCACCAACTCCCACACATTTGTTCGGGCTCTGACCTCTCACGACAACTTAGTGGCCTGGAGACACATCCGCATCAATgttgcgtgtgtctgtgtgcttaGCCGCAAATCATGGCGGCAATAA
- the tshba gene encoding thyroid stimulating hormone subunit beta a, whose translation METSIFGFWMFILMFNPALPMCVPSDFTLFVEEPECNFCVAINTTICMGYCRTKDSIVRDEVGPLLNQKSCTYEKVEYHTARLPGCADNAVFTYPVALSCHCGVCRTENHECAHRNNPGLQRLGQSSCTKPVWHIYPYLGQSDYSIPF comes from the exons ATGGAAACATCGATCTTTGGCTTTTGGATGTTTATTCTGATGTTCAACCCAGCTTTACCTATGTGTGTACCATCTGACTTCACTCTGTTTGTAGAGGAACCCGAGTGTAACTTCTGCGTGGCAATCAACACCACAATTTGCATGGGATATTGTCGCACAAAG GACAGTATTGTGAGGGATGAAGTTGGCCCATTGTTGAACCAGAAAAGCTGTACATATGAGAAAGTGGAGTACCACACTGCCCGGCTCCCAGGCTGTGCTGATAATGCTGTGTTTACCTATCCTGTGGCCCTGAGCTGCCACTGTGGTGTCTGCAGGACGGAGAACCACGAGTGTGCCCACAGAAATAACCCTGGCTTGCAACGCCTGGGACAGTCCAGTTGTACTAAACCAGTTTGGCACATTTACCCATATCTGGGTCAGAGTGATTACTCTATCCCTTTCTAA